GAACGAGTTTCCCGGGATGTTCGAGGATCTCTGGGGCAAGTGGTGGTCGACCGAGGCTCCGGGGGATTCCGGCTTGAGCACGATCCTGGGTGACGACGAGATAATGCCCCCTGGAAGATCTTACATCTTCGCCGTACAGGCCAAGGATGAAGCGGGCGCCATATCCTCGGTCTTCGACAAGAGGACCAACGTCAGGGTCTTCATGGTGAGGACCCCGACCGGCCCTCTACTCAGCGTATTCGAAGATTATCTGGGGACATACTCCTTTCTCGGGTATAATCTCGATCCGGTGATGATCGACGTACCGCCGGGATTCGAGATGAACTTCCGATGGACCGCCGATGCCAGTCATTACGGAGCGATAGTGTCGACTTACAGGTACGGATGGGACATAAGCGATTTTTCCGATCCTGCCGAATGGGAGACTCTGCCCGTGCCGAATCTTCTCTTCGCCCGCCCCAAGATCTTCTATTCTGGCATCCACACCCTCTATATAGAAGTCACCGACAACCTCGGTATCTCGACCATATGCGCGATAGAGATCGATATCATACCGATAATAATGGAGAACGATCTTTTACTCGTGGACGATTTCCCCTCGAATAATTTCACGCAGACTATCTACGCTTATCCGACCGAGGCCGAACATGACCGGTTCTGGAGGGATATCTGCGTCAGGGTCCCTTCGTTCGTTCCTTCGAGAGACATCTTTGACATTGCCCAGAACGCTTTCATGCCGCCTCCGATGGATCTTATCTTCAAGTACAAAAACGTCATCTGGTTATACAGTCCGGCCGTGGACTGGGAACAGGGGAGCGTCTGGACCCGCCTTATCAGGTACGGGTTCACCGAATTCATCAACTTCATTCCATACTACATGTCCTACGGGGGACACCTGTGGACAGCGGGAGGGCCTCAGCGGACCGGGGGGCTGGGTGCGGTCCTTTCGAACAGGTTCAGGCAATATCCGTGTAACCTTGAGTGCGATCTTTTCGACGCGCACTTCAACTGCAACAGTACGGAGGGGCTCTTGTCTCTGCCGTATCAGCAGTTCTGTGTCACCGTCCTCGACAAGGTCGACGCTTCGATCAAGGACTGGATCCCCTTCAACCGGACCCGGGACCTGGACGCGATGTCCTACGCGGTCGTGGATAACAGCGACCCCCTGACGGTCATGTATCCCGGCCTGCCGGACAAGCTCGAATTGTGGGAGATGGTGACCCAGCCCGGTATGTTCTTCGACCCCGCCGTGCAGGGATTCAAGTTCGTGGAGGTCTACGATCCCGAATACTGGATGAGGTTCAACAGGCTCGTCTCGCAGGACTGTTTCCACCCTCTATACCGCATGAAGGCCAGGCTGGACCGATCGGTGCTCGACCTTCAGACGATCGCGTTCTGGACGACCAGATATGCCGACGTCGTGACACCGGGAGGGACGAACGTCGCCGCTCCAAGCGTGCATTTCGGAGTCCCGCTCTGGTACTTCAACAGGGCCCAGGTCGATTCGATAGCCGATGTCATCTTCGACGTATGGCAGATCCTGGAACCGGAAGAGTGACTTGCTACGGTTGATCATAAGTATTCTGCGCCGGACCCGTGGGCATTGCTGTTAAGGGATAATGAACCTGTTACCCTCGCAAGCCAGCGCGGTCGAGGGTGCTATTCATACCTTAACGCCTCCACCGGATTTGCGTGAGCCGCTTTTATCGACCGGTAGCTGATCGTTAGAAAAGCTATCAGGATCGTAGTCACTCCGGCGAAGATGAACGCTCCCATACCTATATGCGTTCTGACAGCGTAACTCTCGAGATACGCCTTGATCATCAGGTAGGCGATTGGCCAGGCGATAACGTTCGAGATCGTCACGAGTACGAGGAATTCCTTCGAAATCAGCCTGACGATCTGGGTAGCAGAGGCGCCGTGGATCTTTCTTAAGCCTATCTCCTTCTTCTTTCTCTCGGTCATGAACGTAATCAACCCGACAAGCCCGGAGCAGGTCATGAAGAGAGCCGCTATGGAAATCCCCTTCATGAATTTGCCCATTATGTCCTCGTCGTTATACTGCGAGTATATGTCGTCGTCGATAAAGGAGTACTCGTATGGAATATTCGGAAGCACGTCTTTCCAGGTGGCTGAGATATATTCCAGGGTCGAGCCGTCGTAGCCGGGGTCGAGTCTGACTATCATGTGGTTCATCGCCGTTTCATCGCGGAGCATCATCACCATCGGGTCGACGCCGATCTTCAGGGTGCGGTAGTTGAAATCTTTCGTTACGCCTACTACCCTGCCGGGATTATCCCAGACCGTTATCTCGGAGCCGAGGATCGGCTCGGTGCCTATCATCCGAGCTAAGGTCTCGTTGATTATGTAGGAAGCTGGGCCGTCCATCTCGTCTTTTGAAAAGCTTCTGCCCCGGGCCATCTCGATCTTGAAGGTCTCGGCATAGTCGAAATCGACGAGATTGAAGGCTACATATTGTGTCTTCTGAGGATCTTTTCCGGGCCAGATCACACCTGAGGTGTTGCTGTAGTTGGTAGGAAGGAAGTATCCGGCGGTAACGTTCTCGATCTGCGGGTTTTCGATCAGTTCGGACTTCAGGATTTCGTACTCCGCACGATTGTCGCTTCGCAGCGGTATATGGACGATGTTCTCGCTGTTCCATCCCTTGTCGTAATCGAAGATATACTCGGCCTGTCTGGTCGAGACCATAGCGAAGATGATAAATATGATCGATGCCGTGAATTGCGTAGTGACAAGTACCCTTCTGAACCTCTGGCTCTTCTTGCCGGTCTGGTGAGAACCTTTGATCACGTCCGAGGGCGCGAATGAGGAAAGGTGAAGAGCCGGGTAACAACCCGCGGCCAGCCCCGTGAACAACAGGATGCCGAGCATGAACAGGAGCAGTGTCGGATTATTTAATACGTTCAGCGAGAAATATTTTCCAGTCGCGTTATGGAACGCGTCCAGGGCGATTTTCGTCAGTGTCAATGAAAGTATGAACGAGACGAATACTACGATAAAGGATTCGCCGAAAAACTGGAGGATTATGTCATTCCTCGTTCCGCCGATGACCTTTCGCACGCCGATCTCCTTGAATCTGAACGACGAACGCGCTGTCGACAGGTTGACGAAGTTGATGCACGAAATAAGGAGTATGAAAAGCCCGATAAAGGTGAACATGAAGATGACGAAGAAGAAACTGGGGCCGTTGATGTTCGCGTTAAGGTGAATATCGTTGAAGGACTGCAGGGCTAGATCGACCCGGTATTCGTCGTTATTATCGTTGAACACGTTGATTATCTTGGCTTCGACATCCTCTTCCACGGCATTCTCGCCTAGCAGTACAAAGGTATAAATGCTGTGATCTTCCCACCTGTCTTCCTGAAATCCTTCGACATTGTCCAGGAAGGACCATGGAAGAACGGCGCTGAACCTGTAGGTCGAGGCATCTGGAATGTCCTCAAAGACACCACATACGGTCAGATGGTGATCGCTGTCCATGAGGATCGTCTTCCCAACGGGGTCGGTCTCTCCGAAGAGCTTTTCCGCGGTTGTCTCGTCGATCAGTATAGTATTCGTTTCCGTCAATACGGTTTCCCTGTCTCCCGCTATGATCGGAAACGAGCAGATATCGAAAAGAGATCGGTCCGCGGCGACGGCCGACTCGTAAAAGGACCTGTCTCCATTCTGAAAGAGCAGCTCTCCGATCCCGGTATATCTCGCTGTTTCCACAATCTCCGGGTAATCGCTTTTGAGCACCGGCCCGACAGGAGCCACCGTTCTGGTGAGATGATTATCGTGCTCGACCTCGTATCCGGTCACCCGGTAGAGCCTGTCCGCGTTTTCATGAAACTTGTCATAGCTCATTTCCCACATCAGGCCGATGACGATCAGAAGACATAAAGTCATCCCGATGGTCAGGCCCACTACGTTCGTAAACGCGAAGCCTTTATCTTTTCGCAGATACCGGAATCCGATCTTTAAATAGCTGAAGATGAGCAAAAAACGGTTCATGATACTTCCTCGACTGAAAGAATGAATGGAGTAGATGTATTTGAACTGTAAGGTTCCATGATTATCCGAATCTTTCCGAAGAACGTTAAGTCCTTATCTCTTTATACGGAATCAGTGATAATTAGTTCTCGGGAAATTGCTTTGGGGGAAAGGTGGATGTCGCCGGCGCGGAGAGTCCCGGAGACAACGCCCCTCTGTTTGACATCATCCACCTGACGAATTATATTTAATCATCACCAGATAGATGCAAAAGAAGTCCTGCTCCACCTGTTCCAAACGGACCCACCGTAAGGCAAGGGGGATTGCGATGAGAACCTTCACGATAGTGATGTTTGTTGCAGTGGTGCTCTGCGCGGCTTCAGGCTGCGACAGTGAGGATCCGGTAAGAGGTGATGTACCGATCTGCGACACCGACCCGAGCGTGGCGATCACTTTTCCTGACCTCGAAGCAATCTGGGGCCTGACAAGTATCGTCGATTTCGAATGGGTCAGCGACACGCCATGCGATATCGTAATGACCAGATACCTCATCATGCCCATTGCGTATGATTACGACGTGCTGACCGACCTTAGCGAGAATCCTGAAAGATTCGAGGGCCTGTGGTCGCGATGGATGTCCTGTAACTGGTCCGGAGGTAATGCCGTCCGCCTTGAAAGTGAACTCGAGCCTGGGATGCCCGGGGGTCCTCCATCCATGCATGTCTTCGCCGTACAGGCAAGGGCGAAGGACGGCAAGGTGACGGAAGAATTCATCGATGGCCACAACGCGGTCATTTTCGACTGCCGGTACAAGTTTCGGGATGGGCCGTGGTTCATGATCAGCGAGGACAATTTTCTGGGAGATCTCGCGCAATATACATCTTTATTCTATTTTCCATACATCGTCCCGGGAAGTCCGTTAATTGAGCTGCCCGGTGGATGCCCGTACAAGTTCAGCTTCGAAGGAGACGCGGAATTCTACGGCCGCAGAGTCGCGGGATACAGGTTTGGGTGGGACGTCCCCGATCCGGAGAAATGGGCCAAGCCGTTTACCATGGTAAATGAGACTCCCCAGGTGATGTTCGAGAGCGGAGAGCATCGGCTGACTGTCGAGGTGATCGATGATATCGGGCTTATAAGTTCGGTCACCTTCATCTTTGATTTTATTCCGATGACTATGGAGCGCGATCTGTTGTGGATAGACGATCTGCTGGGTGCGCCCGAACCATTTCCGATGAGGACTATGCCCACAGAGGATGAGCACGATCTGTTCTGGGAGGGACTCTGCTCAAGGAACGCAGGGTTCGACCCGGGCATCGATATCTATGATGTCATGGAGAATAACAATGAACCACCTACAGTTGAACTTCTATCTCATTACAAGAATGTGATATGGACCTATTCCATTTCGAGTCGCAGCGCGTGGGAGAATATACTCCGGCGGTCGGATAGAAATTCACTTATCAATTTCCTGCCGATGTTCATGGCGCAGGGGGGACATATATGGACGCTCGGGAGGCCCGGTGGTCTGCGTAAAGTGCATTCGGACGATATATGTCTGCCGGTGAGCGTGGAATGCCCGGTCAGCGGGGATTTCACTATCGATCCGATGCCGTACAGGGATTATGGAGTCACGGTCGTGGACGGTGTTGTTGGGAGATTTTGTACCGGTGAAGAGATGCCTCCCGGTGTGCGCAGGAGTGTGGACAGGGATGCGCTGTACGATGCGTACAGTGACGAAAGCGACCCTTTGACCCTGGCCCACCCGGACCTTCCAGCGACTCTTGAACTATGGGACGAGATCACCGATTGCCCATGGTGTTTCTTTAATATACGTGATAGAGGATTCTTTTACGTCGAGGTCTATAACC
Above is a window of Candidatus Latescibacterota bacterium DNA encoding:
- a CDS encoding ABC transporter permease; its protein translation is MNRFLLIFSYLKIGFRYLRKDKGFAFTNVVGLTIGMTLCLLIVIGLMWEMSYDKFHENADRLYRVTGYEVEHDNHLTRTVAPVGPVLKSDYPEIVETARYTGIGELLFQNGDRSFYESAVAADRSLFDICSFPIIAGDRETVLTETNTILIDETTAEKLFGETDPVGKTILMDSDHHLTVCGVFEDIPDASTYRFSAVLPWSFLDNVEGFQEDRWEDHSIYTFVLLGENAVEEDVEAKIINVFNDNNDEYRVDLALQSFNDIHLNANINGPSFFFVIFMFTFIGLFILLISCINFVNLSTARSSFRFKEIGVRKVIGGTRNDIILQFFGESFIVVFVSFILSLTLTKIALDAFHNATGKYFSLNVLNNPTLLLFMLGILLFTGLAAGCYPALHLSSFAPSDVIKGSHQTGKKSQRFRRVLVTTQFTASIIFIIFAMVSTRQAEYIFDYDKGWNSENIVHIPLRSDNRAEYEILKSELIENPQIENVTAGYFLPTNYSNTSGVIWPGKDPQKTQYVAFNLVDFDYAETFKIEMARGRSFSKDEMDGPASYIINETLARMIGTEPILGSEITVWDNPGRVVGVTKDFNYRTLKIGVDPMVMMLRDETAMNHMIVRLDPGYDGSTLEYISATWKDVLPNIPYEYSFIDDDIYSQYNDEDIMGKFMKGISIAALFMTCSGLVGLITFMTERKKKEIGLRKIHGASATQIVRLISKEFLVLVTISNVIAWPIAYLMIKAYLESYAVRTHIGMGAFIFAGVTTILIAFLTISYRSIKAAHANPVEALRYE